The following are encoded in a window of Salmo trutta chromosome 27, fSalTru1.1, whole genome shotgun sequence genomic DNA:
- the LOC115165022 gene encoding C-X-C motif chemokine 13-like, which translates to MPFKPHYLLVSLTLCWFVALQAFPMNGCAACQKCRCIRTSSAFISPRLFHRIEILPPGAHCRQTEIIITKKDKATVCVTPDARWINKVITKLQSSNKKKRSAELPHLNHH; encoded by the exons ATGCCTTTCAAGCCACACTACCTGTTGGTCTCCCTGACTCTCTGCTGGTTCGTGGCTCTTCAAG CATTCCCCATGAACGGCTGTGCTGCATGTCAGAAGTGTCGCTGCATCCGAACGTCCTCTGCTTTCATCTCTCCTAGGCTGTTCCACAGGATAGAGATCCTACCTCCAGGTGCCCACTGTCGTCAAACAGAGATCAT CATTACCAAGAAGGACAAAGCCACCGTCTGTGTGACTCCAGATGCACGATGGATCAACAAAGTCATTACCAAGTTACAAAG tagcaacaagaagaagagaaGTGCAGAACTTCCCCATCTCAACCACCATTGA